A genomic window from Deltaproteobacteria bacterium includes:
- a CDS encoding VWA domain-containing protein — protein sequence MMAVLFLVAAANVPRIDVAFALDTTGSMGDEIDVVKEKIVAIARNVSAGQPRPDVRFGIVAFRDRGDAYVTKAFPFSREIADVQKTLRSLDAEGGGDEPESVAEGLYAAVHELQWDFSKSTARLIFLVGDAGPHHYPDGKDWRKVASEAAEKGITINVIACSGLSAEGERVFERIAKMSDGTMTHLTYTRVAQRADGRKFSVLNEGGKTWVADRKLKESEWKKGAAALAKEGKIHVAAAPPPIPADTVPMNNLDAEIASTVRAKAESLGVSY from the coding sequence ATGATGGCTGTCCTGTTCCTGGTTGCAGCGGCGAACGTGCCGCGGATCGACGTGGCGTTCGCTCTCGATACCACCGGCTCGATGGGCGACGAGATCGATGTGGTGAAGGAGAAGATCGTCGCCATCGCGCGCAACGTCTCCGCCGGGCAACCGCGACCCGACGTGCGCTTCGGAATCGTCGCTTTCCGCGATCGCGGCGACGCCTACGTGACCAAGGCGTTTCCCTTCTCGCGAGAAATCGCGGACGTGCAGAAAACGCTGCGGAGCCTCGACGCGGAAGGTGGCGGCGACGAGCCCGAATCAGTGGCCGAAGGCCTGTACGCCGCCGTGCACGAGCTGCAGTGGGATTTCTCGAAGAGCACCGCGCGGCTGATCTTCCTCGTTGGGGATGCCGGCCCGCATCACTATCCGGATGGCAAAGACTGGCGGAAGGTCGCTTCGGAAGCGGCGGAGAAGGGGATCACCATCAACGTGATCGCCTGCTCCGGTCTGTCTGCTGAAGGAGAGCGCGTGTTCGAGAGGATCGCGAAGATGTCGGACGGGACGATGACGCACCTGACGTACACCCGGGTTGCCCAGAGGGCCGACGGGCGCAAGTTCAGCGTGCTCAACGAAGGCGGCAAGACCTGGGTCGCAGACCGGAAGCTGAAGGAGTCTGAATGGAAGAAGGGCGCCGCCGCGCTCGCGAAAGAGGGCAAGATCCATGTCGCTGCCGCTCCGCCCCCGATCCCTGCAGATACAGTTCCGATGAACAACCTCGACGCCGAGATCGCCAGCACCGTCCGCGCCAAGGCGGAGTCGCTCGGAGTCAGCTACTGA